Below is a window of Natronorubrum halophilum DNA.
GTACGTCGATCTGCTCGGCGTCCCGCCGCTCGTGATCGGGTTCGCGGCGGCGCTGGCGACGGACGGCCGTCGCCTCGGCGACCACGTTGGCGGAACGATCGTCGTTCGCTCGACGGCACCGACGGATCGCGACGGGGCGGTCTCGGCCGATATGAACACGAATGCGGCCGCTCGAGCGGACGGCGCACGCGAAAACTAATCGTCGTGGTCGAAACTTAGGCGATCCTGACGCCGGTGTCGGCGTCGAACAGCCGAATGTACTCGGACTGAAAGACGAGCCCGTACGCTTCGCCGTTGCCCTCGAAGTCCGGGCCGGTGACGACGACGACCTCGCCGAACTCCGTCTCGAAGAAGCTGTGGGTCGCGTCGCCCAGGGGCTCGTCCAGCAGGTGCCTCGCCGGGATACCCGCCTCGGAGTCGTCGCTGACGGTGATGTACTGCGGTCGGAGGCCGACGCGGATGTCGTCGCCGTCCCACCCTTCGAGGCCCTCGCGGCCGAACTCGTACTCGTAACTACCGACCACCAGCTCGGCGGTCCCGTTGACGGCCCTCACGTTCCCGTCGAAGAACTGCGTCGACGGCTGGCCGATGAACTGGCTGACGAACTCCGAGCGCGGCTCGTCGTAAATCTCCTTCGGCGGGGCGACCTGGGCCAGTTTGCCGTCGTTGATGACCGCAACGCGGTCGGACATCGTCATCGCCTCCTCCTGGTCGTGGGTCACGTACAGCGTTGGACAGCCGATCTCGTCGGTCACCTTCTCGATGACCGGCCGTAGCTCGGCCTTGAGCTTGGCGTCCAGATCCGACATGGGTTCGTCGAACAGGAAGACCTCCGGATCGCGCACGAGCGAGCGGCCGAGCGCGACGCGCTGTTGTTGCCCGCCGGAGAGCTCGGAGGGCATCTTCTCGAGTTGGTCGGTTATCTGGAGCAACTCCGAAGCCTCTCGGACGCGGGCGATGCGCTCCTCTCGCGAGAACCCGACGATCTTGAGGCCGTAAGCCATGTTCTCCTGGACGCTCATGTGAGGGTAGAGCGCGATGTCCTGAAAGAGCAACGCGATGTTGCGCTCCTGAACCGGCGTCTCCGTTACGTCGCGGTCGCCGAAGTGGATCTTGCCGCTCGTCGGCGTGTTCAGCCCTGCGACGCACCGAAGCGTCGTCGTCTTTCCGCAGCCCGAAGGTCCCACCAGCGTCACGAACTCGCCGTCGGCGATGGTCAGGTTCACGTCGTCGACTGCAACGATTTCGTTACCCGATTCCTCGTACACTTTAGTCAGGTTCTGGATCTCGATGTCTGGCATATGTTGTTGTGTCTCGTGGGTGTTAGTTATCGTTCAGTATCCGATCTCAGAGGGCTCTGACCTGGAACCCCTTCAGCAGGTAGCTCTGCATGAAGTAGGCGAACAGCAGCGGTGGCAGCGTCATGGCCAGCGAGATCGCCATCAGGTAGGCGTCCGGCAGGAACTGGGCCTGTCCCATCGCCCGGAGGATGCCGGGTGCAAACGTCGTGGTGTCGGTCGACGGCAGGAGAATCTGTGCGAACGTAAAGTCGTTCCAGGCGAGTGCGAAGGCGAACAGGGCCGCGGCGATGATCGCCGGCCGGCACTGGGGTATGACGACGTCGCGAAAGCCCCGCCAGCGCGAGGCTCCGTCGACCCACGCGGCTTCCTCGTGGGCCTCTGGGATCGTCATAATGTACTTCCACATCAGCCACACCGCGAAGGGCATCGAGACGGCCGATAGTGCGATAATGAGCCCGACGCGGGTTCCGAGCAACCCGATGGACCGCCAGATCTGGTAGAGCGGAATGCCGATGACGATGGGACTGAACAGATACCCGATCAGGAGGATCCGCGCGAAGTGTTCCTTGTACGGGAAGTTCAGTCGCGCGAGGCCATAGCCGGCGATCAGCGAAACGATGACGACCGTCACGATGGTGCCGATGGCCACCACGACCGTATTGAACATGTAGGTGTACATCCGCGGGTCTGTTAGCACCGTGAAATTACCGAACGTGAATATTTCGGGGGTGGGGAAGACGGTAACGCCGTCCTCGACGACCCTGTACTCGGTGAAAGCGAGCTGGGTCATCCAGTAGATCGGCCAGGCACCGACGAGCACGATGATCGCGGTGCTGACGAGCTTTAGCCGCTCGAAAACTCGAGTTTCACCGTCGTAGGAGAGGCCGAACAGGCCGCCCGGTGGGTCGTTCTGGCTCATGCTGTCGTTTCCACCTCCTCGCTCGGGTTGAAGATCATGAAGTAGCCGATCGCCCCCGCGAGCAGGAACAGGAACATGACGATGGCGATCGCGTTGGCGAGCCCGTAGGCTTGATTGGTGTAGACGGTCTTGTAGGCCAGTACTGGGAGCGTGGTCGTCGAGTTACCGGGGCCGCCCTGCGTGAGCTGCCAGATGATATCGAACTTGTTGAACATGAAGATCGACCGGAGCAGGACGACGACCAGGATGATCCCGACGAGACGCGGGAGCGTGATGTCCCGGAACATCTGCCATCGGTTCGCACCGCACACCTTTGCCGCCTCGTAGAATCGATCGGGAATCGCGCGCAGCTGTGCGAGCGTGAAGATGGTGACGAAGACGCTGAACTTCCAGCTGCCGATCAGGATCAAAAACGGCATGGCCCACTCCCGGGACCCCAGCGGGGCCTCGCGAGCGCCCCACAGGCCGAACCACTCGGCACCCATCATCTGGAACACGCCACCAGCCGGGTCGAACACTCGTAGCGCCACCAGCGAGACGATGATCGTCGGGATCAGGTAGGCCGTAAAGACCACCGCAGTCAAGAGCTTCTGTCCGCGGGTGATGCGGTTGAGTACGACCGCCATCCAGAGGCCGACGGTGAGCTGAATGAGCGTGCTGCCGACCATGTAGACGAGTCCCCGCCACAGCGACCCCCAGAACGTGGTGATGTTCAGGACCTCGTAGTAGTTGTCGAGGCCGACCCACTCCCACTCCGGATTGAGCGTGTGGATGTCGTGTAACGACGCCCAGAACGCGAAGGCGATGGGGAGCACCGCGATGAGTAAGTACAGTATGACGACGGGGAGAACGGTCCCGATCCCGACGACGGTCTCTCGTTGTATGGGCAACTCGTCCCACGGGATGTACGCCGTGCGAGGTCGAAACGATTCTCTAGGTTCACCGGCCATGTATCGGTTCCTCGATAGCCATGTATGTTAATCCCACGGTCATTCGCAAACGGTTCGTTCCGCGCCGAACGCGGTCAAGTGGGGTCGTCGTGCCCGCAGTCGACTATCCGAACTGCTCCTGGGCGTTCGCAAACTCTTCCTCGAGCCGACCGAGTCCCCACTCGTAGGCTTCGTCCACGGTCATCGAATCGGTGACCACGTTGTTGACCATCTCGCCGTAGAACCACTGGCGTTGCATGTACAGCGACTCGGGCGAGGAGATGTTGGCCTCGTCGACGCTGCCGTAGTGGTTGCCCCAGATCTCGTCCTGGCAGTACTGAAGCTTCTCGAGCAGGTGGGGATGGGCCTGGAAGATGCCCTGATTCTGAAACGCGTCGGACGCCAGCACGTCGGCGTAGGTCGGCAGGAACCGACCCGGATCCGCCTCGTAGAATTGCACGGTCCGCTCCATGCTGTCGGCGTAGAGCCACTCGAACCACTCCGTGGCATCCGCCGTGTTGTCGCCGCCCGAGAAGATGTGGTAGCCGTCCGGGGCCGGGGCGCTCAGCCAGTTCTCGTCCGTGTCGATCCCGTCCCAGGTCGGGTACGCCTTGACCTGAGTAGCTTCGGCTAGCCCGCGCAGGGGATCGCTGTCCTGGGCCTCGGCCGTGAGCGCGGTGACGCCGACCGGCCAGGCGTTGAGGTGATAACACTGGGCGTACTGGCCCTGTACCCACTGGCTGAGCGACTCGGACCAGCCGATGCCGGTCGGGTCGGGCGAGTACTCGGAGAGATCTTTCATGTACTGCAGAACCGTCGTCACCTCCTCTTCGGGGAAGTGAACCTCGAGTTCTTCGCGCGCCTCCGAGTCCTTCCAGCGGAGACCGATGCCGGAGACGCCGGCACTCGCGAGGAGGACCAGGAATTCGTCCTGGCTCTTGCCCGTCGGCATCCCGGCTAGGCCATACCCTCGCGTATCGACGTCCGACTCGTCGATAACCCGGGCGTTGTCGAGAACGTCCTGGAACGTTTCCGGTTCCTCCAGCCCGAGCTCCTCGTAGACGTCCGCCCGATACTGGAAGTTCGAGACGTAGAGCCCGTGGGGGATCTGGTAAATATCGTCCCCCTCACCGAGGAAGGCGTCGGTATTGATCTCTCCGTTGACCTCCTCGATCGACCCGACGACGTCGTTGACGGTTTCGAGTTGGCCGGTTTCCCAGATGTCGGCCACCTGATCGAACGTCGAGGTGTTCGCATCCGGCGGGTCGCCCGCCTGGATCAGCCGAGCGAGACGACCTTCCTGCGTGCCGGACATCCCGCCCTCTTCGATGTTCATGCTGGCGTCGGTCTCGTCCTCGAACTCCGACTCGAGCTCTCCCCAGAGGGACTCCCACTGGTCGTTGTAGTAATCCGTGATGAAGTGGACGTCCTCGTCACTACCGCCGCCACCGCCGATACAGCCCGCTATCGCCGTCGCAATTCCCACACCGGTTCCCGTGAGTACCCGTCGTCTGCCGATAGCATTCCGTGTCATTCGTGATCAAGGCACACCGTACAGAATAAGAGGTTGGACCAACCATATAAATCTTCACCATTTTTCCAACGGTTTATCGGATCATCACCGATAGTTATCATACTGCGTCTCCACACGATGCATCGTCCCTCGGGACGGGACGACAGAACCGACCCCCCGAATCCAGTGACCCCTCGTGAGCAAACCGCGTCGTCGGTCACTCACGGGGCGGAAGAAGGCGAGCGGAGAATCACTCGCGAGTATCCCACTACGGAGCGGCGAATCGCCGCTCGAACGGTGATCGCGGACCGTACTGTTTTATCAGTATCGCCCCAAGGCATGCGTATGCTGCCTCGTATCCGCTGTCACCGACCGAGAATCGCTGCACGCGTCCGACGCGAACCCGAGTACGAGGATCGCAATCTATGACCGTTGTCGTAACGCCGTACGTTTTCGAGCAGGGCGGGCCGCTTCTGGTCGACGAGATTCGCCAGCGCCGTCCCGACATCGACCTCGAGCGCTCCGACGAGGAGGGCGTTCTCGAGGCGGTCGCCGACGCCGAAATCGTCGTGACCGGCAGACTCCCGGAGGACGTGCTGGCCGCCGCCGACGACCTGCGCTGGGTACAAGCGCTCAGCGCGGGAACGGACGCCTACGATCACGACGCGCTCGCCGAGCGCGGTGTGGCGCTAACGACCGTATCGGGCATCCACGCACGGCCGGTCGCCCAGCAGGTGATGGGATATCTGTTTCACTTCGAACGGCGGTTCGATCGCGCGATCGCCCAACGACGCAACCGAGAGTGGGAGCGCTACGTCGCCGGCGAACTCGGCGACCGGACGGTCGGCATCGTCGGCGTCGGTGCCATCGGCTCGCAGATCGCCGAATACTGCACCGCGTTCGGTGCCCGAACCGTCGGCGTCAAACGCGATCCGACCGATGCGCCGGCGACGCTGGACGCCGTCTACGGACCCGCGGATCTCGAGCGCGTTCTCGCTAAGAGCGATTACCTCGTACTCGCCTGTCCGTTGACCGACGAGACGCGGGGGTTGATCGACGCCGATGCGCTGGCGACAGTGTCCGATGAGTCGGTTCTCGTCAATATTTCACGTGGTGGCGTCGTCGACCAGCGAGCACTCGAGGTGGCGCTCGAGACAGACGAACTCCGCGGTGCTGCGCTGGACGTTTTCGAGGAGGAACCGCTCCCCGAGGACTCGCCGCTGTGGGATCACGACAACGTGCTCGTGACTCCCCACGTCGCCGGGGCGACGCCGCACTACTGGAGGCGGTGTGCCGACGTCTTCGTCCGGAACTACGATCGGTTTTTCGAGGGCGCGGACCTCGAGAACCGGGTCGTCTGAGACGGTCGGGTCGTCTCCCGTTCGATCACAGTGATGCCTTTCTGGCGGCGTACTCCCGGACGCCGTCGTGCTCCACGTACTCGATCCGCTCTCGTCGTTCTAACGTCCCGAGCGCGCCCAACGTATCGAGAAGCTGTGCCGGATGCCGAACCTCACCGACTCGATTGCGGGTGAGTTCCATCGGTGTCGCGGGGCCGATAGTCACGACGGCCTCGAGCGTGTCAGCCGTGAGGGACTGGAGTTCGTTGCGCGTGTGCTCGATGGCCCGCTCGGAGTCCGTAAAGACGGGGCCGTGACCCGGAAACACGCGATCGAACGAGCGGCCCTCGAGTCGGTCCATCGCCTCGTGGAACGCGTCTACGGCCTCGTAGGCACCGTAGTCGATCCCGACGTGGATCGCTCCGGGCCGAAACGGTTCGATGAGCGCGTCGCCGCTGAAGAGGATCCGCTGATCGCCGACCGTCACCGCGAGGCTGGCGTGGTGGATCTGATGGCCCGGCGTGTGGACGGGTTCGAACTCGAGCCCTGCGGCTTCGAACGAGTCGCCGAACTCGAAGCCGACGGCGTCGGTCGGTTCGAGCAGTTGCCGGTTTCGGCGCAGCGAGTCCTGCGCGCGTTCGATCTCGCGTTCGATCGCTTCGCCTCGGTAGCCCGCGGACACACCGATGTCGCGGACGCCGTTGGCTAGGTCGTCCGGATCGCGCTCGAGTTGTTCGAGCACCGCCGACGGTGCGTACACCGTCGCACCGGCCTCGCGAAGCAGCGGCACCTGCCCGATGTGGTCGCTGTGTGGGTGGGTGACGACGGCTGCGTTGACATCACCCAGTTCGTACCCCTGCACTGCCAGCCCGTCCCGGATCGTCGTCTCGGCTCGTTCGTCGGGGTTTCCGGTGTCGATGACGATCGGATCCGGGGTTTCAATCACGTACGCGGCGGCGTGTTTGG
It encodes the following:
- a CDS encoding ABC transporter ATP-binding protein, coding for MPDIEIQNLTKVYEESGNEIVAVDDVNLTIADGEFVTLVGPSGCGKTTTLRCVAGLNTPTSGKIHFGDRDVTETPVQERNIALLFQDIALYPHMSVQENMAYGLKIVGFSREERIARVREASELLQITDQLEKMPSELSGGQQQRVALGRSLVRDPEVFLFDEPMSDLDAKLKAELRPVIEKVTDEIGCPTLYVTHDQEEAMTMSDRVAVINDGKLAQVAPPKEIYDEPRSEFVSQFIGQPSTQFFDGNVRAVNGTAELVVGSYEYEFGREGLEGWDGDDIRVGLRPQYITVSDDSEAGIPARHLLDEPLGDATHSFFETEFGEVVVVTGPDFEGNGEAYGLVFQSEYIRLFDADTGVRIA
- a CDS encoding MBL fold metallo-hydrolase, coding for MSDPTDRAAGPLPVQITRLDFDIEWPPKHAAAYVIETPDPIVIDTGNPDERAETTIRDGLAVQGYELGDVNAAVVTHPHSDHIGQVPLLREAGATVYAPSAVLEQLERDPDDLANGVRDIGVSAGYRGEAIEREIERAQDSLRRNRQLLEPTDAVGFEFGDSFEAAGLEFEPVHTPGHQIHHASLAVTVGDQRILFSGDALIEPFRPGAIHVGIDYGAYEAVDAFHEAMDRLEGRSFDRVFPGHGPVFTDSERAIEHTRNELQSLTADTLEAVVTIGPATPMELTRNRVGEVRHPAQLLDTLGALGTLERRERIEYVEHDGVREYAARKASL
- a CDS encoding carbohydrate ABC transporter permease, producing the protein MSQNDPPGGLFGLSYDGETRVFERLKLVSTAIIVLVGAWPIYWMTQLAFTEYRVVEDGVTVFPTPEIFTFGNFTVLTDPRMYTYMFNTVVVAIGTIVTVVIVSLIAGYGLARLNFPYKEHFARILLIGYLFSPIVIGIPLYQIWRSIGLLGTRVGLIIALSAVSMPFAVWLMWKYIMTIPEAHEEAAWVDGASRWRGFRDVVIPQCRPAIIAAALFAFALAWNDFTFAQILLPSTDTTTFAPGILRAMGQAQFLPDAYLMAISLAMTLPPLLFAYFMQSYLLKGFQVRAL
- a CDS encoding D-2-hydroxyacid dehydrogenase, which translates into the protein MTVVVTPYVFEQGGPLLVDEIRQRRPDIDLERSDEEGVLEAVADAEIVVTGRLPEDVLAAADDLRWVQALSAGTDAYDHDALAERGVALTTVSGIHARPVAQQVMGYLFHFERRFDRAIAQRRNREWERYVAGELGDRTVGIVGVGAIGSQIAEYCTAFGARTVGVKRDPTDAPATLDAVYGPADLERVLAKSDYLVLACPLTDETRGLIDADALATVSDESVLVNISRGGVVDQRALEVALETDELRGAALDVFEEEPLPEDSPLWDHDNVLVTPHVAGATPHYWRRCADVFVRNYDRFFEGADLENRVV
- a CDS encoding ABC transporter substrate-binding protein, whose product is MTRNAIGRRRVLTGTGVGIATAIAGCIGGGGGSDEDVHFITDYYNDQWESLWGELESEFEDETDASMNIEEGGMSGTQEGRLARLIQAGDPPDANTSTFDQVADIWETGQLETVNDVVGSIEEVNGEINTDAFLGEGDDIYQIPHGLYVSNFQYRADVYEELGLEEPETFQDVLDNARVIDESDVDTRGYGLAGMPTGKSQDEFLVLLASAGVSGIGLRWKDSEAREELEVHFPEEEVTTVLQYMKDLSEYSPDPTGIGWSESLSQWVQGQYAQCYHLNAWPVGVTALTAEAQDSDPLRGLAEATQVKAYPTWDGIDTDENWLSAPAPDGYHIFSGGDNTADATEWFEWLYADSMERTVQFYEADPGRFLPTYADVLASDAFQNQGIFQAHPHLLEKLQYCQDEIWGNHYGSVDEANISSPESLYMQRQWFYGEMVNNVVTDSMTVDEAYEWGLGRLEEEFANAQEQFG
- a CDS encoding carbohydrate ABC transporter permease codes for the protein MAGEPRESFRPRTAYIPWDELPIQRETVVGIGTVLPVVILYLLIAVLPIAFAFWASLHDIHTLNPEWEWVGLDNYYEVLNITTFWGSLWRGLVYMVGSTLIQLTVGLWMAVVLNRITRGQKLLTAVVFTAYLIPTIIVSLVALRVFDPAGGVFQMMGAEWFGLWGAREAPLGSREWAMPFLILIGSWKFSVFVTIFTLAQLRAIPDRFYEAAKVCGANRWQMFRDITLPRLVGIILVVVLLRSIFMFNKFDIIWQLTQGGPGNSTTTLPVLAYKTVYTNQAYGLANAIAIVMFLFLLAGAIGYFMIFNPSEEVETTA